The Pectobacterium wasabiae CFBP 3304 DNA segment GCGCTGCTTGCCGCACTGCAATTTTTGCATCAACCGCTGCCAGAAAACAGCCAAGATATGACACTTGCCGCGCTTCTGGCATGGTCTGTCGCACACTGGTCCTTGGATACCGTCCCGTTACAAGCAGCAATAAACGCGTCCGCGATCACATCAGCATTCTCAAAGGGGCATTGGTGAGCTATCATTAGCCGCTATTTTTCGTGGCGCGCCATCCTTAGCCGCCCCTTTGGGGGGCGACGCCAATGCTGTGCTGTTGATTTATCCATCACTATCGAGGTGTATTATCTTTTCCCGAGTTGCTAATTTTTGTCGTAAAGTACTGAATCGTGAGAACGAAATGGTCGAATCAGAGGAACCACGTCAGCATCTGACGGTGATCCCGCGTGACCAACATACTATTTCACGCAGTGACATCAGCGATAACGCGCTGAAAGTACTTTATCGCCTGAATAAAGCGGGCTACGAAGCTTATCTGGTTGGCGGCGGAGTACGCGATCTGCTGCTGGGCAAAAAGCCGAAGGATTTTGATATCACCACTAACGCCACGCCCGATCAGGTGCGCAAGTTGTTCCGCAACTGTCGTTTAGTTGGGCGTCGTTTCCGTCTCGCACATATCATGTTCGGGCCAGAGGTGATTGAAGTTGCCACGTTCCGTGGTCACCACGATCAGCATCAGGAGCAGCAAGAAGTCAAAAACTCTTCTCAGCAGGCTCAGAGCGGCATGCTGTTGCGCGATAACATTTTTGGTTCGGTAGAAGAAGACGCTCAACGCCGTGATTTCTCGATCAATAGCCTCTACTACAGCATTGCTGATTTCAGTGTTCGCGATTATACCAATGGCCTGAACGATCTGCGTCAGGGTGTCATTCGCATGATCGGCGATCCTGAAACGCGCTACCGAGAAGATCCCGTGCGCATGCTGCGTGCCGTTCGTTTCGCCGCCAAGCTGAACATGACCGTCAGCCCAGAAACTGCCGAACCGATTCCTCGTCTAGCCTCATTGCTGCACGATATTCCCGCCGCGCGGATGTTTGAAGAGTCGCTGAAGCTGCTTCAGTCAGGCTATGGCTATCCAACCTATAAAATGCTGTGTGAATATCAACTGTTCCAGCCGCTTTTTCCGCTGCTGAGCCGTCATTTCACACCAAACGGCGATTCCACGCTGGAACGCATGGTTGCTCAGGTGTTGAAAAACACCGATCAGCGTTTGCAAAACGACATGCGGGTAAATCCGGCATTTTTGTTCTCCGCCATGCTGTGGTATCCGCTGATTGAACATGCGCAAAAGCTGGCTCAGGAAAGCGGTCTGGCCTACTTCGATGCGTTCGCGCTGGCAATGAACGATGTACTGGACGAACAGTGCCGTTCTCTGGCGATCCCTAAGCGTATTACCTCGTTAGTCCGCGATATTTGGCAACTACAGACGCGCCTGTCTCGTCGTCAGGGTAAGCGCGCTTACAAGCTAATGGAACATCCTAAATTCCGCGCCGCGTATGACCTATTGTGCCTGCGTGCCGAAATCGAAAACCATCAGGAGCTGTTGCGTCTGGCTCAGTGGTGGGGAGAATTCCAGGTTGCGACACCGCCACGCCAACAAACCATGCTGAGATCGCTGGATGACGGCCCGACACCACATCGTCGCTCCCGCCCTCGTCGTCCACGTAAACCGACGACGGCACGCAGGGATCAAGCCTGATGGCACGCGTGTATCTGGCGCTGGGCAGCAATCTTGCCCAGCCTTTGCAACAGGTACGCGCCGCACTGGCTGCGCTGGATACGATTCCACAGACTCACGTCGTTCGCTGTTCCTCGTTTTATCGTAGCCGCCCGCTCGGCCCACAGGATCAGCCGGATTATCTTAATGCCGTCGTTGAACTGGAAACTGCATTAGCCGCCGAGTCATTGCTCGATTGCACACAGGCTATTGAGCTGGAACAAGGCCGCGAACGTAAAGCGCACCGCTGGGGCCCGCGCACGTTGGATCTGGACATCCTGCTGTTCGGTGATGCCACTATCCAGACGGAACGTCTGACAGTGCCGCATTACGATATGAAAAATCGTGAATTCATGCTCTACCCGCTCGCAGAAATCGCCCCTGATCTGACATTCCCCGACGGCGAAACGCTCGTGCAACGACTAACCCATGTCGATCGCAACGGTCTGACATTGTGGAACGACAACAATCCCACCTGAGCCACAATAACGCCAACAGACAAGCAGATTGAAGCATGGCGGGTATATCGCTACACGTCGGCTTACATTAGAATGTTCCCCTCAATTCTTCGCCCTATTGACATAGGAAGACCGTCATGAAACCGACGACTATCTCCCACTTGCGCCAATGGAAACAAGAGCAGCGAAAATTCGCTACGATAACGGCTTACGACGCCAGCTTTTCTCGTTTGTTTTTTGAACAAGGTATTCGTGTGATGCTGGTGGGTGACTCTCTGGGAATGACCGTGCAAGGTCATGATTCCACTTTGCCCGTAACCACACACGACATCGTCTACCATACACAGTGCGTTCGACGCGGTGCGCCACTCGCGCTGGTTCTCTCCGATATGCCGTTTATGACCT contains these protein-coding regions:
- the pcnB gene encoding polynucleotide adenylyltransferase PcnB, giving the protein MFSRVANFCRKVLNRENEMVESEEPRQHLTVIPRDQHTISRSDISDNALKVLYRLNKAGYEAYLVGGGVRDLLLGKKPKDFDITTNATPDQVRKLFRNCRLVGRRFRLAHIMFGPEVIEVATFRGHHDQHQEQQEVKNSSQQAQSGMLLRDNIFGSVEEDAQRRDFSINSLYYSIADFSVRDYTNGLNDLRQGVIRMIGDPETRYREDPVRMLRAVRFAAKLNMTVSPETAEPIPRLASLLHDIPAARMFEESLKLLQSGYGYPTYKMLCEYQLFQPLFPLLSRHFTPNGDSTLERMVAQVLKNTDQRLQNDMRVNPAFLFSAMLWYPLIEHAQKLAQESGLAYFDAFALAMNDVLDEQCRSLAIPKRITSLVRDIWQLQTRLSRRQGKRAYKLMEHPKFRAAYDLLCLRAEIENHQELLRLAQWWGEFQVATPPRQQTMLRSLDDGPTPHRRSRPRRPRKPTTARRDQA
- the folK gene encoding 2-amino-4-hydroxy-6-hydroxymethyldihydropteridine diphosphokinase — its product is MARVYLALGSNLAQPLQQVRAALAALDTIPQTHVVRCSSFYRSRPLGPQDQPDYLNAVVELETALAAESLLDCTQAIELEQGRERKAHRWGPRTLDLDILLFGDATIQTERLTVPHYDMKNREFMLYPLAEIAPDLTFPDGETLVQRLTHVDRNGLTLWNDNNPT